From Pulveribacter suum, a single genomic window includes:
- a CDS encoding amidase codes for MPHDSSTQRTERALAAIEAAGEEGRRIFTRVYAQPALQAARAADERAARGAALGPLDGRIVSIKDLLDVAGEPTTAGSIALKDAPPAAQDAAVVQRLRAAGCVLIGKTNMTEFAFSGIGLNPHYGTPGNAHDASRIPGGSSSGAGVSVAHGMAEIAIGTDTGGSIRIPAAFAGIAGFKPTQSRVPREGALPLSYTLDTIGPLAASVLDCARADAVLAGQDWQPLPARQVAGLRIGVPRGWLLTDTDDAILCAFEQALATLAGAGARLADLQLDEWLMAPARLQQSGTLSAAEAAHVHRALLDSAPQQLDPRVLARIQPGRSIPAPHYVGLLQARTRLQRELDAQLQDVELLALPTVALLPPRIAELEHGDAAFMAANGRVLRNPSVFNFYDLPALSLPMGRAGGLPFGLMLVARRGRDRELLALAAAIERLR; via the coding sequence ATGCCACACGACAGCAGCACCCAGCGCACCGAGCGCGCCCTGGCCGCCATTGAGGCCGCCGGCGAAGAAGGACGGCGGATTTTCACCCGGGTTTACGCCCAGCCCGCGCTCCAGGCGGCGCGGGCGGCCGACGAGCGCGCTGCCCGCGGCGCCGCGTTGGGCCCGCTGGACGGGCGCATCGTCTCCATCAAGGACCTGCTGGACGTGGCCGGCGAGCCCACCACCGCCGGCTCCATCGCCCTGAAGGACGCCCCGCCCGCGGCGCAGGACGCCGCCGTGGTGCAGCGCCTGCGCGCGGCCGGCTGCGTGCTCATCGGCAAGACCAACATGACCGAGTTCGCCTTCTCCGGCATCGGCCTCAATCCGCACTACGGAACGCCGGGCAACGCGCACGACGCCAGCCGCATCCCGGGCGGCTCGTCGAGCGGCGCGGGGGTGAGCGTGGCGCACGGCATGGCCGAGATCGCCATCGGCACCGACACGGGAGGCTCCATCCGCATCCCGGCGGCGTTCGCCGGCATCGCCGGTTTCAAGCCCACGCAGTCGCGGGTGCCCCGCGAGGGCGCCCTGCCCCTGTCGTACACGCTGGACACCATCGGCCCGCTGGCGGCGAGCGTCCTGGACTGCGCCCGCGCCGACGCCGTGCTGGCCGGGCAGGACTGGCAGCCGCTGCCCGCGCGCCAGGTGGCCGGCCTGCGCATCGGCGTGCCGCGCGGCTGGCTGCTGACCGACACCGACGACGCCATCCTGTGCGCCTTCGAGCAGGCCCTGGCCACGCTGGCCGGCGCCGGCGCCCGCCTGGCCGACCTGCAGCTGGACGAGTGGCTGATGGCGCCGGCGCGGCTGCAGCAAAGCGGCACCCTCTCCGCCGCCGAGGCCGCACACGTCCACCGCGCGCTGCTGGACAGCGCCCCCCAGCAGCTGGACCCGCGCGTGCTGGCGCGCATCCAGCCCGGGCGCAGCATTCCTGCGCCGCACTACGTGGGCCTGCTGCAGGCGCGCACGCGGCTGCAGCGCGAGCTGGACGCGCAGCTGCAGGACGTGGAGCTGCTGGCCCTGCCCACCGTAGCACTGCTGCCCCCGCGCATCGCCGAGCTGGAGCACGGCGACGCGGCCTTCATGGCGGCCAATGGGCGCGTGCTGCGCAACCCCTCGGTGTTCAATTTCTACGACCTGCCGGCGCTGTCGCTGCCCATGGGCCGCGCGGGCGGCCTGCCCTTCGGGCTGATGCTGGTCGCCCGGCGCGGGCGCGACCGCGAGCTGCTGGCACTGGCCGCCGCCATCGAGCGGCTGCGTTGA